Proteins from a genomic interval of Arachis hypogaea cultivar Tifrunner chromosome 10, arahy.Tifrunner.gnm2.J5K5, whole genome shotgun sequence:
- the LOC112717351 gene encoding uncharacterized protein, with protein MVKELKKKHNLSLVGLIETKRQTVMKFDVGRIWGDSGAGWEYVGSDGASGDLLMIWDEAFFKLNNCYKGERWLCVEGAVLKNGFNCAFFLVYGAHSREEKSHVWEELSYIAGLRQVPCCFMGNFNEIVSVEERKGTVSLPLFADEFRGWIEDMHLLDLSLTDRNFTWFRGWSCSRIDRAMVSVEWIEEFPETRLRGRPRGLSDHCPIIVEDRRTRGGLRPLQSLDSWFTHEGFLRMMKEEWRSLGELEFTDKLKAVRGPLGRWHKENFGDMDKKISKFEDEIKKVDDMVSNEVYDGTLEARRKALVTCCERWYVRKEIHRKQMCRSRQVKDMDRNTRYFHHLASARRMNNQIDSLMVNGRLVRNQARIKLAIREFYKDLYHQERSPLLGIRDGLVERIDEDECATLEALPSAEEIREAVWDCESSKAPSCDGYNMNFIKRC; from the coding sequence ATGGTAAAGGAGTTAAAAAAGAAACATAACTTGAGTTTGGTAGGTTTGATTGAGACTAAAAGGCAGACTGTGATGAAATTTGATGTTGGAAGGATTTGGGGGGATAGTGGGGCGGGATGGGAATATGTGGGGTCGGATGGTGCTTCTGGTGATCTTTTGATGATTTGGGATGAagctttttttaaattaaataactgTTATAAGGGGGAAAGGTGGTTATGCGTTGAAGGTGCTGTGCTGAAAAATGGATTCAATTGTGCCTTTTTCTTGGTCTATGGTGCACATAGTAGAGAAGAGAAAAGTCATGTGTGGGAGGAATTGAGTTACATTGCTGGCCTACGTCAGGTTCCTTGTTGTTTCATGGGGAATTTCAATGAGATTGTGTCTGTGGAGGAACGAAAAGGGACTGTAAGCCTACCCCTGTTTGCAGATGAATTTAGGGGTTGGATCGAAGACATGCATCTATTGGATTTGTCGCTTACTGATCGTAACTTTACGTGGTTCCGTGGCTGGTCTTGTAGTCGAATTGATAGAGCTATGGTGAGTGTTGAATGGATAGAGGAGTTCCCTGAGACCCGATTAAGGGGTAGACCACGGGGCTTGTCAGATCACTGTCCTATCATTGTGGAAGATAGAAGGACGAGGGGAGGGCTGAGGCCTTTACAAAGTCTTGATTCGTGGTTTACACATGAAGGTTTTCTTAGAATGATGAAGGAGGAATGGAGAAGCTTGGGGGAGCTGGAATTCACAGATAAATTGAAGGCGGTAAGGGGTCCCTTAGGGAGATGGCATAAGGAGAACTTTGGTGATATGGACAAGAAGATCTCGAAGTTTGAGGACGAAATTAAAAAGGTGGATGATATGGTAAGTAATGAAGTGTATGATGGAACTCTCGAGGCTAGGAGGAAGGCGCTAGTTACTTGCTGTGAGAGGTGGTACGTGAGGAAAGAAATTCACAGGAAGCAAATGTGTAGATCTAGGCAAGTAAAGGATATGGACAGAAACACTAGATACTTCCACCATTTAGCATCAGCACGGCGGATGAATAATCAGATTGATTCTCTGATGGTCAATGGCAGATTGGTAAGGAACCAAGCTAGGATCAAGTTAGCGATTAGGGAGTTTTATAAAGATCTGTATCATCAGGAGAGATCTCCGCTATTGGGGATCAGAGATGGTCTGGTGGAAAGGATAGACGAGGACGAGTGTGCAACCTTGGAGGCGCTACCATCAGCTGAGGAAATCAGAGAAGCAGTGTGGGATTGTGAGTCTTCAAAGGCGCCAAGCTGTGATGGGTATAATATGAACTTCATCAAGAGGTGCTGA